Proteins found in one Canis aureus isolate CA01 chromosome 19, VMU_Caureus_v.1.0, whole genome shotgun sequence genomic segment:
- the ANKRD24 gene encoding ankyrin repeat domain-containing protein 24 isoform X3, translating into MAQGRRRGPFEEREAGDPPAHQVLHPAPPSCFPRWPACVEEKRGTLAMKTLRARFKKTELRLSPTDLGSCPPCGPCPIPKPAARGRRQSQEWGKSDERLLQAVDSNDAARVAALITRKGLVPTKLDPEGKSAFHLAAMRGAASCLEVMLAHGANVMSTDGAGYNALHLAAKYGHPQCLKQLLQASCVVDVVDSSGWTALHHAAAGGCISCSEMLCSFKAQLNPRDRVSLWNLFGQENVFESGTTPLIIAAQMCHTDLCRLLLQQGAAANDQDLHGRTALMMACEGASPETVEVLLQGGAQPGITDALGQDAAHYGALAGDKLILHLLQEAAQRPSPLSEDDSGEASSQNSVSSHEKRGAPKKRKAPQPPASIPVPERGRLLQKIRGLEQHQERRKQELPEAEASSLHSLERQVQELQQLLAEKQEEKESLGREVESLQSRLSLLENERENTSYDVATLQDEEGELSDFPGAEALLCKRLSPSAQELLASLQEQVAALTRQNQELMEKVQILESFEKDEMEVNGSAEVIPLALYDSLRAEFDQLRRQHAEALRALEQLEARGAPGAEEAAAGEGRGTGLKTTRNGPMEMELDGLTAAGSKVHGAETTEEEAAGGDTVQTASVEAEATETKSTGAEATETKSMGAEATETKPMDPEATETKSTGAEATETEALEEGGNPERKATGAEATKPKAEEPEVKANGVGAGEAKPTDPETAPVEAAPGPALYPGAAEASEQLQAELETRIRALEEALRQREREAAAELEAAHGKCQAAEAEAGRLRERVREAEGGGAAGGSGGDVVQLRAALEQAREDLRVRDARLRELEAASAWLNEARAGRLLAEEEARGLRAELARRDEVRLEQSRELEALRGQLATATATGEQQRAAAAQLGQARDAAEARAAELAAACEEARRGLAELREASEALRQSAVPASEHHRLQEEALELRGRAASLEQEVVATGKEAARLRAELERERVGSVARLEHERVVGALQADVARLEGQLEDLGRRHEKTSAEVFQVQREALFMKSERHAAEAQLATAEQQLRGLRTEAERARQAQSRAQEALDMAKEKDKKITELSKEVFSLKEALKDQPAAPGPPEVETLRGQVKALQEQLKQAARDHSAVVALYRSHLLYAIQGQMDEDVQRILSQILQMQRLQAQGR; encoded by the exons CTGCGTCTCAGCCCCACTGACCTTGGCTCCTGCCCGCCCTGTGGCCCCTGCCCCATCCCGAAGCCGgcagccagaggcaggcgccag AGCCAGGAGTGGGGCAAAAGTGACGAGCGGCTGCTACAGGCCGTGGACAGCAACGACGCTGCGCGGGTGGCTGCCCTCATCACCCGCAAGGGACTGGTGCCCACGAAGCTGGACCCCGAGGGCAAGTCCGC ATTCCACCTGGCTGCCATGAGAGGTGCGGCCAGCTGCCTGGAGGTGATGCTGGCACACGGCGCCAATGTCATGAGCACGGATGGGGCAG GTTACAATGCCCTCCACCTGGCCGCCAAGTATGGGCACCCACAGTGCTTGAAGCAGCTGCTACAG GCGTCCTGCGTGGTGGATGTTGTGGACAGCAGTGGGTGGACGGCCCTGCATCATGCAG CTGCGGGCGGCTGCATCTCCTGCTCAGAAATGCTTTGCTCCTTCAAGGCACAACTGAATCCCCGAGATCGGGTGAGCCTCTGGAATCTTTTTGGGCAAGAGAATGTATTTGAG TCAGGCACAACGCCCCTTATCATAGCAGCGCAGATGTGTCACACAGATTTGTGCCGCCTCCTCCTGCAGCAGGGGGCCGCTGCAAATGACCAGGACCTGCACGGCAG GACGGCCCTGATGATGGCCTGTGAGGGCGCCAGCCCCGAAACGGTGGAGGTGCTGCTGCAGGGCGGGGCCCAGCCGGGCATCACCGACGCCCTGGGCCAGGACGCCGCTCACTACGGAGCCCTGGCAGGAGACAAGCTCATCCTGCACCTCCTGCAGGAAGCTGCGCAGCGCCCCTCACCACTCAGTG AGGATGACTCAGGCGAGGCATCATCTCAG AACTCTGTGTCCAGCCATGAGAAGCGAGGGGCTCCCAAGAAGCGGAAGGCACCTCAGCCCCCCGCCAGCATCCCCGTGCCG GAGAGGGGCCGCCTGCTGCAGAAGATCCGGGGCCTGGAGCAGCACCAGGAACGGAGGAAGCAGGAG CTGCCAGAGGCCGAGGCCAGCTCCCTCCACAGCCTGGAGAGACAG GTGCAGGAGCTGCAGCAGCTGCTGGctgagaagcaggaggagaaggagagccTGGGACGGGAGGTGGAGAGTCTGCAGAGCCGCCTGTCGCTGCTGGAG aatgagagggagaacaCCAGCTATGATGTGGCCACCCTGCAGGATGAAGAGGGTGAACTGTCTGACTTTCCAG GGGCCGAGGCTCTGCTCTGCAAACGGCTAAGCCCCTCAGCCCAGGAGCTCTTGGCCTCGCTGCAGGAGCAGGTGGCTGCGCTCACCAgacaaaaccaggagctgatggagaaggtccag ATCCTGGAGAGCTTTGAGAAGGATGAGATGGAGGTGAATGGGTCAGCCGAGGTCATCCCTCTGGCGCTCTATGACTCTCTCCGGGCTGAGTTTGACCAGCTCCGCAGGCAGCATGCCGAGGCCCTGCGGGCACTGGAGCAACTGGAGGCCCGGGGGGCCCCTGGAGCAGAGGAGGCAGCCGCTGGGGAGGGCCGGGGCACGGGACTCAAGACCACCAGGAATGGGCCGATGGAGATGGAGCTTGATGGCCTCACGGCTGCGGGATCCAAAGTTCACGGAGCTGAGACCACAGAGGAGGAGGCTGCAGGAGGTGACACTGTGCAGACAGCATCTGTGGAGGCCGAGGCCACGGAAACAAAATCCACGGGGGCCGAGGCCACAGAAACGAAATCCATGGGAGCCGAGGCCACAGAAACAAAACCCATGGACCCTGAAGCCACAGAAACAAAATCCACGGGGGCCGAGGCcacagaaactgaggctctggaaGAGGGAGGAAATCCAGAAAGGAAGGCCACAGGAGCAGAGGCCACAAAGCCCAAAGCAGAGGAACCAGAAGTGAAGGCCAACGGCGTGGGTGCTGGGGAGGCCAAGCCTACGGACCCAGAGACCGCGCCCGTGGAGGCCGCCCCGGGCCCAGCCCTCTACCCTGGAGCCGCGGAGGCCTCAGAACAGCTGCAGGCAGAGCTGGAGACCAGGATTCGCGCCTTGGAGGAGGCGCTCCGGCAGCGGGAGCGGGAGGCGGCCGCCGAGCTGGAGGCAGCGCACGGCAAGTGCCAGGCCGCAGAGGCCGAGGCCGGCCGGCTCCGGGAGCGGGTGCGCGAGGCCGAGGGCGGCGGCGCCGCGGGGGGCAGCGGCGGGGACGTGGTCCAGCTGCGAGCCGCCCTGGAGCAGGCCCGGGAGGACCTCCGAGTCCGGGACGCGCGCCTCCGGGAGCTGGAGGCGGCCTCGGCCTGGCTGAACGAGGCCCGGGCTGGCCGGCTGCTGGCCGAGGAGGAGGCCCGGGGCCTGCGGGCGGAGCTGGCCCGACGGGACGAGGTGCGGCTGGAGCAGAGCCGGGAGCTGGAGGCGCTCCGGGGGCAGCTGGCCACTGCCACGGCCACCGGGGAGCAGCAGCGGGCAGCGGCGGCCCAGCTGGGCCAGGCCCGGGATGCGGCCGAGGCCCGAGCCGCCGAGCTGGCCGCGGCCTGCGAGGAGGCCCGGCGGGGCCTGGCGGAGCTGCGCGAGGCTTCCGAGGCCCTGCGCCAGTCGGCGGTGCCGGCGTCCGAGCATCACCGGCTGCAGGaggaggccctggagctgcgGGGCCGGGCGGCCAGCCTGGAGCAGGAGGTGGTGGCCACCGGCAAGGAGGCCGCCCGGCTGCGGGCCGAGCTGGAGCGGGAGCGTGTGGGGAGCGTGGCCCGCTTGGAGCACGAGCGCGTGGTGGGCGCGTTGCAGGCAGACGTGGCCCGGCTGGAGGGGCAGCTGGAGGACCTGGGACGACGGCACGAGAAGACCAGCGCCGAGGTCTTCCAG GTCCAGAGGGAGGCGTTGTTCATGAAGAGTGAGCGGCACGCGGCTGAGGCCCAGCTGGCCACAGCAGAGCAACAGCTGCGGGGACTCCGTACTGAGGCCGAGCGGGCACGCCAGGCCCAGAGCCGCGCCCAGGAGGCCCTGGACATGGCCAAGGAGAAGGACAAGAAG atCACAGAGCTCTCCAAGGAAGTCTTCAGTCTTAAGGAGGCATTGAAGGACCAGCCAGCGGCCCCAGGCCCCCCCGAAGTAGAGACCCTCCGTGGCCAGGTCAAAGCCCTGCAGGAGCAGCTGAag CAGGCTGCCAGGGACCACAGTGCCGTGGTGGCTTTGTATAGGAGCCACCTCCTGTATGCCATCCAG ggtcaGATGGATGAAGATGTGCAGCGGATTCTGAGCCAGATCCTCCAGATGCAGAGACTCCAAGCTCAGGGCCGCTGA
- the ANKRD24 gene encoding ankyrin repeat domain-containing protein 24 isoform X5 produces the protein MAQGRRRGPFEEREAGDPPAHQVLHPAPPSCFPRWPACVEEKRGTLAMKTLRARFKKTESQEWGKSDERLLQAVDSNDAARVAALITRKGLVPTKLDPEGKSAFHLAAMRGAASCLEVMLAHGANVMSTDGAGYNALHLAAKYGHPQCLKQLLQASCVVDVVDSSGWTALHHAAAGGCISCSEMLCSFKAQLNPRDRVSLWNLFGQENVFESGTTPLIIAAQMCHTDLCRLLLQQGAAANDQDLHGRTALMMACEGASPETVEVLLQGGAQPGITDALGQDAAHYGALAGDKLILHLLQEAAQRPSPLSEDDSGEASSQNSVSSHEKRGAPKKRKAPQPPASIPVPDDRDAYEEIVRLRQERGRLLQKIRGLEQHQERRKQELPEAEASSLHSLERQVQELQQLLAEKQEEKESLGREVESLQSRLSLLENERENTSYDVATLQDEEGELSDFPGAEALLCKRLSPSAQELLASLQEQVAALTRQNQELMEKVQILESFEKDEMEVNGSAEVIPLALYDSLRAEFDQLRRQHAEALRALEQLEARGAPGAEEAAAGEGRGTGLKTTRNGPMEMELDGLTAAGSKVHGAETTEEEAAGGDTVQTASVEAEATETKSTGAEATETKSMGAEATETKPMDPEATETKSTGAEATETEALEEGGNPERKATGAEATKPKAEEPEVKANGVGAGEAKPTDPETAPVEAAPGPALYPGAAEASEQLQAELETRIRALEEALRQREREAAAELEAAHGKCQAAEAEAGRLRERVREAEGGGAAGGSGGDVVQLRAALEQAREDLRVRDARLRELEAASAWLNEARAGRLLAEEEARGLRAELARRDEVRLEQSRELEALRGQLATATATGEQQRAAAAQLGQARDAAEARAAELAAACEEARRGLAELREASEALRQSAVPASEHHRLQEEALELRGRAASLEQEVVATGKEAARLRAELERERVGSVARLEHERVVGALQADVARLEGQLEDLGRRHEKTSAEVFQVQREALFMKSERHAAEAQLATAEQQLRGLRTEAERARQAQSRAQEALDMAKEKDKKITELSKEVFSLKEALKDQPAAPGPPEVETLRGQVKALQEQLKQAARDHSAVVALYRSHLLYAIQGQMDEDVQRILSQILQMQRLQAQGR, from the exons AGCCAGGAGTGGGGCAAAAGTGACGAGCGGCTGCTACAGGCCGTGGACAGCAACGACGCTGCGCGGGTGGCTGCCCTCATCACCCGCAAGGGACTGGTGCCCACGAAGCTGGACCCCGAGGGCAAGTCCGC ATTCCACCTGGCTGCCATGAGAGGTGCGGCCAGCTGCCTGGAGGTGATGCTGGCACACGGCGCCAATGTCATGAGCACGGATGGGGCAG GTTACAATGCCCTCCACCTGGCCGCCAAGTATGGGCACCCACAGTGCTTGAAGCAGCTGCTACAG GCGTCCTGCGTGGTGGATGTTGTGGACAGCAGTGGGTGGACGGCCCTGCATCATGCAG CTGCGGGCGGCTGCATCTCCTGCTCAGAAATGCTTTGCTCCTTCAAGGCACAACTGAATCCCCGAGATCGGGTGAGCCTCTGGAATCTTTTTGGGCAAGAGAATGTATTTGAG TCAGGCACAACGCCCCTTATCATAGCAGCGCAGATGTGTCACACAGATTTGTGCCGCCTCCTCCTGCAGCAGGGGGCCGCTGCAAATGACCAGGACCTGCACGGCAG GACGGCCCTGATGATGGCCTGTGAGGGCGCCAGCCCCGAAACGGTGGAGGTGCTGCTGCAGGGCGGGGCCCAGCCGGGCATCACCGACGCCCTGGGCCAGGACGCCGCTCACTACGGAGCCCTGGCAGGAGACAAGCTCATCCTGCACCTCCTGCAGGAAGCTGCGCAGCGCCCCTCACCACTCAGTG AGGATGACTCAGGCGAGGCATCATCTCAG AACTCTGTGTCCAGCCATGAGAAGCGAGGGGCTCCCAAGAAGCGGAAGGCACCTCAGCCCCCCGCCAGCATCCCCGTGCCG GATGATCGAGACGCCTATGAGGAGATCGTGCGGCTGCGACAGGAGAGGGGCCGCCTGCTGCAGAAGATCCGGGGCCTGGAGCAGCACCAGGAACGGAGGAAGCAGGAG CTGCCAGAGGCCGAGGCCAGCTCCCTCCACAGCCTGGAGAGACAG GTGCAGGAGCTGCAGCAGCTGCTGGctgagaagcaggaggagaaggagagccTGGGACGGGAGGTGGAGAGTCTGCAGAGCCGCCTGTCGCTGCTGGAG aatgagagggagaacaCCAGCTATGATGTGGCCACCCTGCAGGATGAAGAGGGTGAACTGTCTGACTTTCCAG GGGCCGAGGCTCTGCTCTGCAAACGGCTAAGCCCCTCAGCCCAGGAGCTCTTGGCCTCGCTGCAGGAGCAGGTGGCTGCGCTCACCAgacaaaaccaggagctgatggagaaggtccag ATCCTGGAGAGCTTTGAGAAGGATGAGATGGAGGTGAATGGGTCAGCCGAGGTCATCCCTCTGGCGCTCTATGACTCTCTCCGGGCTGAGTTTGACCAGCTCCGCAGGCAGCATGCCGAGGCCCTGCGGGCACTGGAGCAACTGGAGGCCCGGGGGGCCCCTGGAGCAGAGGAGGCAGCCGCTGGGGAGGGCCGGGGCACGGGACTCAAGACCACCAGGAATGGGCCGATGGAGATGGAGCTTGATGGCCTCACGGCTGCGGGATCCAAAGTTCACGGAGCTGAGACCACAGAGGAGGAGGCTGCAGGAGGTGACACTGTGCAGACAGCATCTGTGGAGGCCGAGGCCACGGAAACAAAATCCACGGGGGCCGAGGCCACAGAAACGAAATCCATGGGAGCCGAGGCCACAGAAACAAAACCCATGGACCCTGAAGCCACAGAAACAAAATCCACGGGGGCCGAGGCcacagaaactgaggctctggaaGAGGGAGGAAATCCAGAAAGGAAGGCCACAGGAGCAGAGGCCACAAAGCCCAAAGCAGAGGAACCAGAAGTGAAGGCCAACGGCGTGGGTGCTGGGGAGGCCAAGCCTACGGACCCAGAGACCGCGCCCGTGGAGGCCGCCCCGGGCCCAGCCCTCTACCCTGGAGCCGCGGAGGCCTCAGAACAGCTGCAGGCAGAGCTGGAGACCAGGATTCGCGCCTTGGAGGAGGCGCTCCGGCAGCGGGAGCGGGAGGCGGCCGCCGAGCTGGAGGCAGCGCACGGCAAGTGCCAGGCCGCAGAGGCCGAGGCCGGCCGGCTCCGGGAGCGGGTGCGCGAGGCCGAGGGCGGCGGCGCCGCGGGGGGCAGCGGCGGGGACGTGGTCCAGCTGCGAGCCGCCCTGGAGCAGGCCCGGGAGGACCTCCGAGTCCGGGACGCGCGCCTCCGGGAGCTGGAGGCGGCCTCGGCCTGGCTGAACGAGGCCCGGGCTGGCCGGCTGCTGGCCGAGGAGGAGGCCCGGGGCCTGCGGGCGGAGCTGGCCCGACGGGACGAGGTGCGGCTGGAGCAGAGCCGGGAGCTGGAGGCGCTCCGGGGGCAGCTGGCCACTGCCACGGCCACCGGGGAGCAGCAGCGGGCAGCGGCGGCCCAGCTGGGCCAGGCCCGGGATGCGGCCGAGGCCCGAGCCGCCGAGCTGGCCGCGGCCTGCGAGGAGGCCCGGCGGGGCCTGGCGGAGCTGCGCGAGGCTTCCGAGGCCCTGCGCCAGTCGGCGGTGCCGGCGTCCGAGCATCACCGGCTGCAGGaggaggccctggagctgcgGGGCCGGGCGGCCAGCCTGGAGCAGGAGGTGGTGGCCACCGGCAAGGAGGCCGCCCGGCTGCGGGCCGAGCTGGAGCGGGAGCGTGTGGGGAGCGTGGCCCGCTTGGAGCACGAGCGCGTGGTGGGCGCGTTGCAGGCAGACGTGGCCCGGCTGGAGGGGCAGCTGGAGGACCTGGGACGACGGCACGAGAAGACCAGCGCCGAGGTCTTCCAG GTCCAGAGGGAGGCGTTGTTCATGAAGAGTGAGCGGCACGCGGCTGAGGCCCAGCTGGCCACAGCAGAGCAACAGCTGCGGGGACTCCGTACTGAGGCCGAGCGGGCACGCCAGGCCCAGAGCCGCGCCCAGGAGGCCCTGGACATGGCCAAGGAGAAGGACAAGAAG atCACAGAGCTCTCCAAGGAAGTCTTCAGTCTTAAGGAGGCATTGAAGGACCAGCCAGCGGCCCCAGGCCCCCCCGAAGTAGAGACCCTCCGTGGCCAGGTCAAAGCCCTGCAGGAGCAGCTGAag CAGGCTGCCAGGGACCACAGTGCCGTGGTGGCTTTGTATAGGAGCCACCTCCTGTATGCCATCCAG ggtcaGATGGATGAAGATGTGCAGCGGATTCTGAGCCAGATCCTCCAGATGCAGAGACTCCAAGCTCAGGGCCGCTGA
- the ANKRD24 gene encoding ankyrin repeat domain-containing protein 24 isoform X10, whose translation MAQGRRRGPFEEREAGDPPAHQVLHPAPPSCFPRWPACVEEKRGTLAMKTLRARFKKTELRLSPTDLGSCPPCGPCPIPKPAARGRRQSQEWGKSDERLLQAVDSNDAARVAALITRKGLVPTKLDPEGKSAFHLAAMRGAASCLEVMLAHGANVMSTDGAAAGGCISCSEMLCSFKAQLNPRDRSGTTPLIIAAQMCHTDLCRLLLQQGAAANDQDLHGRTALMMACEGASPETVEVLLQGGAQPGITDALGQDAAHYGALAGDKLILHLLQEAAQRPSPLSEDDSGEASSQNSVSSHEKRGAPKKRKAPQPPASIPVPDDRDAYEEIVRLRQERGRLLQKIRGLEQHQERRKQELPEAEASSLHSLERQVQELQQLLAEKQEEKESLGREVESLQSRLSLLENERENTSYDVATLQDEEGELSDFPGAEALLCKRLSPSAQELLASLQEQVAALTRQNQELMEKVQILESFEKDEMEVNGSAEVIPLALYDSLRAEFDQLRRQHAEALRALEQLEARGAPGAEEAAAGEGRGTGLKTTRNGPMEMELDGLTAAGSKVHGAETTEEEAAGGDTVQTASVEAEATETKSTGAEATETKSMGAEATETKPMDPEATETKSTGAEATETEALEEGGNPERKATGAEATKPKAEEPEVKANGVGAGEAKPTDPETAPVEAAPGPALYPGAAEASEQLQAELETRIRALEEALRQREREAAAELEAAHGKCQAAEAEAGRLRERVREAEGGGAAGGSGGDVVQLRAALEQAREDLRVRDARLRELEAASAWLNEARAGRLLAEEEARGLRAELARRDEVRLEQSRELEALRGQLATATATGEQQRAAAAQLGQARDAAEARAAELAAACEEARRGLAELREASEALRQSAVPASEHHRLQEEALELRGRAASLEQEVVATGKEAARLRAELERERVGSVARLEHERVVGALQADVARLEGQLEDLGRRHEKTSAEVFQVQREALFMKSERHAAEAQLATAEQQLRGLRTEAERARQAQSRAQEALDMAKEKDKKITELSKEVFSLKEALKDQPAAPGPPEVETLRGQVKALQEQLKQAARDHSAVVALYRSHLLYAIQGQMDEDVQRILSQILQMQRLQAQGR comes from the exons CTGCGTCTCAGCCCCACTGACCTTGGCTCCTGCCCGCCCTGTGGCCCCTGCCCCATCCCGAAGCCGgcagccagaggcaggcgccag AGCCAGGAGTGGGGCAAAAGTGACGAGCGGCTGCTACAGGCCGTGGACAGCAACGACGCTGCGCGGGTGGCTGCCCTCATCACCCGCAAGGGACTGGTGCCCACGAAGCTGGACCCCGAGGGCAAGTCCGC ATTCCACCTGGCTGCCATGAGAGGTGCGGCCAGCTGCCTGGAGGTGATGCTGGCACACGGCGCCAATGTCATGAGCACGGATGGGGCAG CTGCGGGCGGCTGCATCTCCTGCTCAGAAATGCTTTGCTCCTTCAAGGCACAACTGAATCCCCGAGATCGG TCAGGCACAACGCCCCTTATCATAGCAGCGCAGATGTGTCACACAGATTTGTGCCGCCTCCTCCTGCAGCAGGGGGCCGCTGCAAATGACCAGGACCTGCACGGCAG GACGGCCCTGATGATGGCCTGTGAGGGCGCCAGCCCCGAAACGGTGGAGGTGCTGCTGCAGGGCGGGGCCCAGCCGGGCATCACCGACGCCCTGGGCCAGGACGCCGCTCACTACGGAGCCCTGGCAGGAGACAAGCTCATCCTGCACCTCCTGCAGGAAGCTGCGCAGCGCCCCTCACCACTCAGTG AGGATGACTCAGGCGAGGCATCATCTCAG AACTCTGTGTCCAGCCATGAGAAGCGAGGGGCTCCCAAGAAGCGGAAGGCACCTCAGCCCCCCGCCAGCATCCCCGTGCCG GATGATCGAGACGCCTATGAGGAGATCGTGCGGCTGCGACAGGAGAGGGGCCGCCTGCTGCAGAAGATCCGGGGCCTGGAGCAGCACCAGGAACGGAGGAAGCAGGAG CTGCCAGAGGCCGAGGCCAGCTCCCTCCACAGCCTGGAGAGACAG GTGCAGGAGCTGCAGCAGCTGCTGGctgagaagcaggaggagaaggagagccTGGGACGGGAGGTGGAGAGTCTGCAGAGCCGCCTGTCGCTGCTGGAG aatgagagggagaacaCCAGCTATGATGTGGCCACCCTGCAGGATGAAGAGGGTGAACTGTCTGACTTTCCAG GGGCCGAGGCTCTGCTCTGCAAACGGCTAAGCCCCTCAGCCCAGGAGCTCTTGGCCTCGCTGCAGGAGCAGGTGGCTGCGCTCACCAgacaaaaccaggagctgatggagaaggtccag ATCCTGGAGAGCTTTGAGAAGGATGAGATGGAGGTGAATGGGTCAGCCGAGGTCATCCCTCTGGCGCTCTATGACTCTCTCCGGGCTGAGTTTGACCAGCTCCGCAGGCAGCATGCCGAGGCCCTGCGGGCACTGGAGCAACTGGAGGCCCGGGGGGCCCCTGGAGCAGAGGAGGCAGCCGCTGGGGAGGGCCGGGGCACGGGACTCAAGACCACCAGGAATGGGCCGATGGAGATGGAGCTTGATGGCCTCACGGCTGCGGGATCCAAAGTTCACGGAGCTGAGACCACAGAGGAGGAGGCTGCAGGAGGTGACACTGTGCAGACAGCATCTGTGGAGGCCGAGGCCACGGAAACAAAATCCACGGGGGCCGAGGCCACAGAAACGAAATCCATGGGAGCCGAGGCCACAGAAACAAAACCCATGGACCCTGAAGCCACAGAAACAAAATCCACGGGGGCCGAGGCcacagaaactgaggctctggaaGAGGGAGGAAATCCAGAAAGGAAGGCCACAGGAGCAGAGGCCACAAAGCCCAAAGCAGAGGAACCAGAAGTGAAGGCCAACGGCGTGGGTGCTGGGGAGGCCAAGCCTACGGACCCAGAGACCGCGCCCGTGGAGGCCGCCCCGGGCCCAGCCCTCTACCCTGGAGCCGCGGAGGCCTCAGAACAGCTGCAGGCAGAGCTGGAGACCAGGATTCGCGCCTTGGAGGAGGCGCTCCGGCAGCGGGAGCGGGAGGCGGCCGCCGAGCTGGAGGCAGCGCACGGCAAGTGCCAGGCCGCAGAGGCCGAGGCCGGCCGGCTCCGGGAGCGGGTGCGCGAGGCCGAGGGCGGCGGCGCCGCGGGGGGCAGCGGCGGGGACGTGGTCCAGCTGCGAGCCGCCCTGGAGCAGGCCCGGGAGGACCTCCGAGTCCGGGACGCGCGCCTCCGGGAGCTGGAGGCGGCCTCGGCCTGGCTGAACGAGGCCCGGGCTGGCCGGCTGCTGGCCGAGGAGGAGGCCCGGGGCCTGCGGGCGGAGCTGGCCCGACGGGACGAGGTGCGGCTGGAGCAGAGCCGGGAGCTGGAGGCGCTCCGGGGGCAGCTGGCCACTGCCACGGCCACCGGGGAGCAGCAGCGGGCAGCGGCGGCCCAGCTGGGCCAGGCCCGGGATGCGGCCGAGGCCCGAGCCGCCGAGCTGGCCGCGGCCTGCGAGGAGGCCCGGCGGGGCCTGGCGGAGCTGCGCGAGGCTTCCGAGGCCCTGCGCCAGTCGGCGGTGCCGGCGTCCGAGCATCACCGGCTGCAGGaggaggccctggagctgcgGGGCCGGGCGGCCAGCCTGGAGCAGGAGGTGGTGGCCACCGGCAAGGAGGCCGCCCGGCTGCGGGCCGAGCTGGAGCGGGAGCGTGTGGGGAGCGTGGCCCGCTTGGAGCACGAGCGCGTGGTGGGCGCGTTGCAGGCAGACGTGGCCCGGCTGGAGGGGCAGCTGGAGGACCTGGGACGACGGCACGAGAAGACCAGCGCCGAGGTCTTCCAG GTCCAGAGGGAGGCGTTGTTCATGAAGAGTGAGCGGCACGCGGCTGAGGCCCAGCTGGCCACAGCAGAGCAACAGCTGCGGGGACTCCGTACTGAGGCCGAGCGGGCACGCCAGGCCCAGAGCCGCGCCCAGGAGGCCCTGGACATGGCCAAGGAGAAGGACAAGAAG atCACAGAGCTCTCCAAGGAAGTCTTCAGTCTTAAGGAGGCATTGAAGGACCAGCCAGCGGCCCCAGGCCCCCCCGAAGTAGAGACCCTCCGTGGCCAGGTCAAAGCCCTGCAGGAGCAGCTGAag CAGGCTGCCAGGGACCACAGTGCCGTGGTGGCTTTGTATAGGAGCCACCTCCTGTATGCCATCCAG ggtcaGATGGATGAAGATGTGCAGCGGATTCTGAGCCAGATCCTCCAGATGCAGAGACTCCAAGCTCAGGGCCGCTGA